From the Scatophagus argus isolate fScaArg1 chromosome 21, fScaArg1.pri, whole genome shotgun sequence genome, one window contains:
- the myof gene encoding myoferlin isoform X2 produces the protein MLRVVVESAKGLPKKKLGNPDPITSVIFKDERKKTKSIDSEVNPVWNEVLEFDLKGTALDSSSYIDVIVKDYETIGKDKFLGSTKISLRELSSGQVRSLPSRNVPLVNESGQGIGATINLVIGYDPPANAVPSPNDPQAGDGTVDAGGGGGGEGGEEGDDTLPAGGQGGSAGALSSPGQSANLRQRLARTQNRRRLVNKPQDFQIRVRIIEARQLPGNNIKPVVKVNVCGQTHRTRIRRGNNPFFDEMFFYNVHMLPSDLFDKQISFRVYNSYSLRADSLMGEFKVDVGYVYDEPAHCVMRKWLLLNDPDDSSSSAKGYLKVSFFVLGTGDEPPVERRESDDDQDDIESNLLLPAGVTLRWATLSLKVFRAEDVPQMDDAFIQTMKDIFGGDGNKKNLVDPFLEARFAGKKLCTQIIEKNANPEWNQVLNIQVKFPSMCERVKLTVFDWDRLTGNDAIGTTYLNLAKIASSGGEIEANTGQSEVGFLPVFGPCYVNLYGSPREFTGLPDPYEDLNYGKGEGVAYRGRILVELSTKLEGKADKTVDSIHSDDILVAQKYQRRRKFCLCAVFHGASMIQDPGEPIQFEVSIGNYGNKLDTTCKPLASTTQYGCAVFDGNHYYYLPWANTKPVVVVTSFWEDISHRLDSVNIILYIANRLQSNLEAFKTAISAKVSDNQLVEVWLKLLSQLIEDLESIPLPELEGRSNLTTLDIQIKKLRDNTLTAIKDGARRMREEATEIQDTLSDIESWADKLKVLAEEPQNSMPDVIIWMLRGEKRVAYSRMPAHQILYSTYSEQACGQHCGKTQTVFFKYPMDKTKGLKVPVQIRVNMWLGLSAHEKKFNSFAEGTFSVFAELYENQAQMFGKWGTTGLVGRHKFSDVTGKLKLKQEYFMPPRGWQWEEDWFIDPEKALLTEADAGHTEFMDEVFQNEARFPGGEWKPASEPFTDVNGEKSRNPGEFDCPPGWVWEDEWTVDDNRAVDDQGWEYGVTIPPDDKPRSWIPAEKVYHVHRRRRLVRPRKRAALPTGATLERQDQGDPEGWEFSSLIGWKFHRKERSSDTFRRRRWRRKMAPEDRLGASAIFQLEGALGVDTEAKEKGSKVDATKMFGANTPTVSCSFDRSHIYHLRVYIYQARNLASMDKDSFSDPYAHVSFLHVSKTTEKLRATLNPTWDQTLIFNDVEIYGDPQSIAHLPPDVVLEFYDSDQVGKDELLGRSICAPMVKLNPGMDQTPKLLWHPIIQKGHKAGEALVAAELILKDKSGESDLPIVPPKRAENLYMVPQGIRPVVQLTAVEILAWGLRNMKPYQLASVSSPSLVVECGGQRVESAVIKNMKKSPNFPSSVLFIKVLLPKDEMYTPPIVLKVIDHRPFGRKPVVGQCTISSLEEFRCDPYVITAEGAMSSKMALMMATPSKHVSINMEETRPLLEAQFMYSMSAAVNKMATATSYFNVEKEKETVDWWSKFYASVGDQERCGPYLKKGYDTLKVYDGELENVPEFKGLTDFCDTFKLQRGKNENGDDDPTVVGELKGSFKLYPLPDDPSVAPPPRQFRELPDSGPQECLVRIYVVRGIDLQPKDNNGSCDPYIKISLGKNTIDDRDHYLPNTTNPVFGRMFEMTCFLPQDKDLKISIYDHDLLTRDEKVGETVIDLENRFLSRYNSYCGLPQTYCISGINQWQDQLKPSQILENLARMKGLSKPRTEDNGTSLTFNGKEYTLAEFENNKEIHQHLGPARERLCLHVLRKQGLVPEHVETRTLYSTFQPNLSQGSLQMWVDVFPKSIGIPGPPFDITPRKPKKYFLRAIIWNTTEVTLDETSITGEHMSDIYVKGWMPGMEEDKQKTDVHYRSLDGDGNFNWRFVFEFDFLPAEQLCLVSKKEHFWSLDKTEFRIPPRLIVQIWDNDKFSLDDYLGTLELDLRNLIAPSKTPEKCSLTMMDDLEIGAPRKTEHAKSLFAQQSVRGWWPCSIEKDGKKVLGGKVEMTLEIVSEAHADERPAGKGRDEPNMNPKLDPPKRPETSFFWFTNPCKTMKFIVWRRFRCLFIGLIILIIVILFLAILLYSLPNYISMKIVKPLK, from the exons ATGTTGCGGGTTGTTGTAGAATCGGCTAAAGGTCTTCCTAAAAAGAAACTTGGAAATCCTGATCCAATTACCTCTGTGATTTTTAAAG atgagaggaagaaaacaaaatcgATTGACAGTGAGGTCAATCCTGTGTGGAATGAG GTGCTTGAATTCGATCTGAAGGGCACTGCGCTGGACTCCAGCTCCTACATAGACGTGATTGTGAAAGACTATGAAACTATTGGGAAAGATAA ATTTCTTGGGTCAACCAAAATCTCTTTGAGAGAGCTTTCGTCTGGTCAAGTAAGATCACTACCATCCAGAAATGTCCCTTTGGTCAATGAAAGCGGACAGGGTATTGGA GCTACAATCAACCTTGTTATTGGCTATGATCCTCCAGCCAATGCTGTACCAAGCCCCAATGATCCTCAGGCAGGAGATGGTACAGTGGATGCTG gtggtggtggtggtggagaaggaggtgaggagggtgaTGATACTCTACCAGCTGGGGGGCAGGGTGGCTCTGCAGGGGCCCTCTCGTCCCCTGGCCAGTCTGCTAACCTCCGCCAGCGACTGGCGAGGACACAGAATCGCCGCAGACTAGTCAACAAACCGCAGGACTTCCAG ATCCGTGTACGGATCATCGAGGCCCGTCAGTTGCCTGGCAACAACATAAAACCAGTGGTGAAGGTTAATGTGTGTGGACAGACCCACAGGACAAGGATAAGGAGGGGAAACAACCCCTTCTTTGATGAG atgTTTTTCTACAATGTCCACATGCTGCCATCGGATCTCTTTGATAAGCAAATCAGCTTCCGG GTGTATAATTCCTATTCACTGAGGGCTGACAGTCTCATGGGAGAATTTAAG GTGGATGTTGGTTATGTCTACGATGAACCAG CCCACTGTGTGATGAGGAAGTGGCTCTTGTTGAACGACCCAGATGATTCCAGCTCCAGTGCTAAAGGCTACCTCAAAGTCAGCTTCTTTGTATTGGGGACTGGAGATGAGCCTCCG GTGGAGAGGAGGGAATCAGATGATGATCAAGATGACATAGAAAGTAATCTGCTGCTGCCAGCTGGTGTGACTCTGCGATGGGCCACCCTGTCACTGAAGGTGTTCAGAGCTGAGGACGTTCCCCAGA TGGATGATGCATTCATCCAGACcatgaaagacatttttggaGGAGATGGAAATAAGAAGAACCTGGTGGATCCCTTCTTAGAGGCTCGCTTCGCCGGAAAAAAG CTGTGTACTCAGATCATTGAGAAGAATGCCAACCCAGAGTGGAACCAAGTTCTGAACATCCAAGTTAAG TTCCCCTCTATGTGTGAACGTGTCAAACTGACAGTCTTTGACTG GGATCGtttgacaggaaatgatgctATTGGCACCACATACCTGAACTTGGCCAAGATAGCCTCCTCTGGTGGAGAGATAGAAG CTAACACAGGGCAGTCTGAGGTGGGTTTCCTGCCCGTCTTTGGGCCCTGCTATGTCAATCTGTACGGCAGCCCCAGAGAGTTCACTGGCCTGCCAGACCCCTATGAGGATCTCAACTATGGCAAG GGAGAAGGAGTGGCATACAGGGGCAGGATCCTGGTTGAGCTGTCCACCAAGTTGGAGGGAAAAGCTGACAAAACAGTAGACAGTATCCACAGTGATGACATCCTGGTGGCACAG AAGtaccagaggaggaggaagttcTGTCTGTGTGCGGTCTTTCACGGTGCCTCCATGATACAGGACCCTGGAGAGCCAATCCAGTTTGAAGTCAGTATCGGTAACTATGGCAACAAATTGGACACCACCTGCAAACCACTGGCCTCCACCACCCAGTATGGCTGTGCTGTATTTGATG GCAACCACTACTATTATCTTCCCTGGGCGAATACTAAGCCAGTGGTTGTGGTTACCTCATTCTGGGAGGATATCAGCCACCGTTTGGACAGTGTCAACATCATCCTCTACATTGCTAATCGCCTG CAATCCAACCTGGAAGCATTTAAAACTGCCATCTCTGCAAAAGTCTCTGATAACCAGCTAGTAGAGGTGTGGCTGAAGTTGCTCAGTCAGCTGATTGAAGACCTAGAAAG CATACCATTACCTGAGCTAGAGGGCCGCTCCAACCTTACGACACTGGACATCCAAATCAAGAAGCTGCGAGACAACACTTTGACTGCCATCAAGGACGGAGCCAGACGCATGAGAGAGGAGGCCACGGAGATCCAGGACACTCTGTCTGACATCGAGTCCTGGGCAGATAAACTGAAAGTGCTGGCTGAGGAg CCCCAGAACAGCATGCCTGATGTGATCATCTGGATGCTGCGGGGCGAAAAGAGGGTGGCCTACAGTCGCATGCCCGCACACCAAATCCTCTACTCCACGTATAGTGAGCAGGCCTGTGGACAACACTGTGGCAAGACACAGACTGTCTTTTTCAAG TACCCCATGGACAAGACCAAGGGCTTAAAAGTGCCAGTTCAGATTAGAGTCAACATGTGGCTCGGTTTATCTGCACATGAGAAGAAGTTCAACTCCTTTGCTGAGGGAACCTTCAGTGTCTTTGCTGAGCTG TATGAGAACCAAGCCCAGATGTTTGGGAAGTGGGGTACTACAGGACTGGTGGGACGCCACAAATTCTCAGACGTAACGGgcaaactgaagctgaaacaagAGTACTTCATGCCCCCAAGAGGATGGCAGTGGGAGGAAGACTGGTTCATCGACCCAGAGAAGGC tctctTAACTGAGGCAGATGCTGGACATACTGAATTCATGGACGAGGTGTTCCAAAACGAGGCTCGCTTCCCTGGTGGAGAGTGGAAACCTGCCTCTGAACCTTTCACTGATGTG AATGGGGAGAAGAGCCGTAACCCTGGAGAGTTTGATTGTCCTCCAGGCTGGGTGTGGGAGGATGAGTGGACTGTAGATGACAACAGAGCTGTGGACGATCAAG GCTGGGAATATGGAGTCACCATTCCCCCGGATGACAAGCCTCGGTCCTGGATCCCTGCAGAGAAGGTGTACCATGTCCACCGCAGGAGGAGGCTGGTTCGACCTCGAAAGAGAGCAGCACTCCCTACAGGAGCAACTCTGGAG AGACAGGACCAAGGAGACCCAGAGGGCTGGGAATTCTCTTCCCTGATTGGCTGGAAGTTTCACAGGAAGGAGCGTTCATCAGACACATTTCGTCGAAGGCGCTGGAGGCGAAAGATGGCACCAGAGGACCGGCTTGGAGCATCTGCCATCTTTCAACTGGAGGGGGCGCTG GGTGTTGATACTGAGGCGAAAGAGAAAGGCTCCAAAGTGGATGCCACCAAGATGTTTGGTGCCAACACACCCACTGTATCCTGCTCTTTTGACA GGTCACATATATACCATCTCCGAGTCTACATCTATCAGGCACGGAACTTGGCATCTATGGACAAAGATAGCTTTTCTG ATCCATATGCACATGTCTCCTTCCTGCATGTTAGTAAGACAACTGAGAAGCTGCGAGCAACGCTGAACCCAACCTGGGACCAAACTCTGATTTTCAATGATGTGGAGATTTATGGAGACCCACAGAGCATTGCTCACCTGCCCCCTGATGTTGTACTGGAGTTCTACGACAGTGACCAAGTG GGGAAGGATGAGCTGCTGGGTCGCAGCATCTGTGCACCGATGGTGAAGTTGAACCCAGGCATGGATCAGACACCCAAACTGCTGTGGCACCCCATCATCCAGAAAGGTCACAAGGCGGGGGAGGCACTAGTGGCTGCTGAACTCATCCTTAAAGACAAG TCGGGTGAGTCAGACCTTCCCATTGTGCCCCCAAAGAGAGCAGAGAACCTCTACATGGTCCCTCAGGGTATCCGGCCTGTGGTGCAGCTCACTGCTGTAGAG aTTCTAGCATGGGGCCTGAGAAACATGAAGCCGTACCAGCTGGCCTCAGTGTCTTCGCCCAGCCTGGTGGTGGAGTGTGGGGGGCAGAGGGTGGAGTCAGCTGTCATCAAGAACATGAAGAAGAGCCCAAATTTCCCCAGTTCTGTTCTTTTCATCAAAGTG CTACTTCCAAAGGATGAGATGTACACTCCTCCCATTGTGCTCAAGGTGATTGACCACCGTCCATTTGGCAGGAAGCCTGTGGTGGGTCAGTGCACCATCAGTAGTCTGGAGGAGTTCAGATGTGACCCATATGTCATCACTGCAGAGGGAGCCATGTCTTCCAAAA TGGCTCTGATGATGGCTACTCCTTCCAAACATGTCTCCATTAATATGGAAGAAACAAGGCCTTTGCTAGAGGCTCAG TTCATGTACAGCATGTCAGCTGCTGTCAACAAAATGGCTACCGCCACCTCCTACTTT AATGTAGAGAAG GAAAAAGAGACGGTTGATTGGTGGAGTAAATTCTACGCTTCAGTTGGAGACCAGGAGAGATGTGGCCCTTACCTCAAAAAAGGATATGACACCCTCAAA GTGTATGACGGTGAACTGGAGAATGTCCCAGAATTCAAAGGACTGACTGATTTCTGCGACACCTTCAAACTGCAGCgaggcaaaaatgaaaatggggATGACGACCCCACTGTGGTTGGGGAATTGAAG GGTTCGTTCAAGCTCTACCCTCTGCCAGATGACCCAAGTGTTGCTCCTCCTCCCCGTCAGTTCAGAGAGCTTCCAGACAGTGGACCTCAGGAGTGTCTGGTCAGGATTTATGTGGTCCGAGGTATAGACCTGCAGCCCAAAGACAACAATGGAAGT TGTGATCCATACATAAAGATATCACTAGGAAAGAATACGATTGATGACAGAGACCATTACTTACCCAACACCACAAACCCTGTGTTTGGAAG GATGTTTGAGATGACGTGTTTCCTGCCCCAGGACAAGGACCTGAAAATCTCCATTTATGACCATGACCTCCTGACCCGTGATGAGAAGGTCGGCGAGACAGTGATTGACCTGGAGAACCGTTTCCTGTCCCGATATAACTCCTACTGTGGCCTGCCACAAACCTACTGCAT TTCTGGTATCAACCAGTGGCAGGACCAACTGAAGCCATCTCAGATTTTGGAGAACCTGGCTCGTATGAAAGGCTTGTCCAAACCCAGGACTGAAGACAACGGCACATCACTCACGTTCAATGGCAAAGAGTACACGCTGGCCGAATTTG AGAACAATAAAGAAATTCATCAGCACTTGGGCCCAGCCCGAGAACGACTCTGTCTGCATGTGCTCAGAAAACAGGGACTTGTCCCTGAACATGTGGAGACCAGGACCCTATACAGCACCTTCCAGCCTAATCTATCTCAG GGAAGTCTTCAGATGTGGGTAGATGTTTTTCCCAAAAGCATTGGTATCCCAGGGCCTCCGTTTGACATCACACCTCGCAAACCTAAAAA GTATTTCCTGCGGGCTATCATCTGGAACACCACAGAAGTGACTTTAGATGAGACCAGCATCACAGGAGAACACATGAGTGACATTTATGTCAAAGG CTGGATGCCAGGCATGGAGGAGGACAAGCAGAAGACTGATGTCCACTACAGATCTCTGGATGGAGATGGAAACTTTAACTGGAGGTTCGTCTTCGAGTTTGACTTCCTGCCTGCTGAACAACTCTGCCTCGTGTCCAAGAAG GAGCATTTTTGGAGTCTTGACAAAACAGAGTTCAGGATTCCCCCCAGGCTGATTGTTCAGATATGGGATAACGACAAATTCTCATTGGATGACTACCTCG GCACGCTGGAGCTCGATTTGCGTAACTTGATTGCTCCCTCAAAGACCCCTGAGAAGTGTTCTCTTACGATGATGGACGACCTGGAGATCGGAGCCCCACGCAAGACCGAGCATGCCAAGTCTTTGTTTGCtcagcagtcagtcagaggCTGGTGGCCCTGTTCCATTGAAAAGGATGGGAAGAAGGTCCTTGGT GGAAAAGTAGAGATGACACTGGAGATTGTAAGCGAAGCACATGCAGACGAAAGACCTGCAGGAAAAGGCAGGGACGAACCCAACATGAACCCAAAACTGGACCCTCCCAA GCGCCCGGAAACATCATTCTTTTGGTTCACCAACCCATGTAAAACCATGAAGTTCATTGTGTGGCGAAGGTTCAGGTGCCTTTTCATCGgactcatcatcctcatcataGTGATTCTTTTCCTCGCCATCCTGCTGTACTCTCTGCCG AACTACATCTCAATGAAGATAGTGAAACCTCTAAAATAA